In Glycine max cultivar Williams 82 chromosome 15, Glycine_max_v4.0, whole genome shotgun sequence, the DNA window aaaatttaaaacactagCGGACACTatgtttctaataaaaaatagataaaaaggaccaaaactatatattttaaaaacataaaagattataacgaaacttttaaaacataatatatcaaaGTGAAATAATTGTGAaacataatagataaaaaataatattaaataattttaaaatttaaaagtaaacagATCATTAATAAAGTCAACAAAACACTaatgtttataataaaaaaaataaaaaaagatcaaaatcatacattttgaaaatataaaaaattataatgaaacttttaaaacttaatataccaaaataaaataattaatagaccAAAAGGAGTCATCCTCCTAAACAAGCACATGATGAtactataaaagaaaaaaaaaataagcctTGGAAACTTTGTCTAGCAAAGCATTATTTGGAACATTAATCTCTACGAGAGTTCCTTGAACACCACGTAGCACTGAATGATACTCTTCATCACGACGAACAAATTTCTTGTGAAGAACTTTTACAAATTTGGTCTCATCAAGTCCTTTTGCATTTCAGCAGCATGAGCCTAAGCCTGAGCCAAATTGGAATAATTCAAGGCATATTGTGAGAAGGCTATTTCACCTTCTGTAAGCTTTCTCAAGAACCTTGCTGGATTACTTCCCAAAACctacaattaaaatcaatcctTCAATTTAAATCGtcaataaatagttaaatttaaagACTCAAATGATAtcaatttgttaaatttaaagaccaaataaaaaaagttaattttttttataagtgatAATCACGTAAATAATACGTGATCATTACGTAAACACaataatttatggaaaaaattaatagtgagactaatttgtttcattttatgtaaatttagtgaaaaaaattttaattttttgtctagAAACTTTTGTCGGTACTGCTGATCAGTAAAATAACATAACACAGATCAATAAAGGGTCGAAAAATGGACCGCGGttggaaagacccaacactATTTACTACAGCAAACGGACAAGCTTCGTTCTGGCGAAGAATGGCGGCGCCGGGCTCAGATGGCGGCGGCGGAGGGACGGCGAAGGCTACGGTGGCCAAGCAGATCTCGCAGGTGGTGCAGTCCACCTCCAACCTCCTCCAACTTATGCAGCATTCTTCTCTTGCCCAGGTACCGCATCAACAGTGCCAATCTTATTggaatttcataattaaaaataataaaaaagaactttgatttgaatgatgaaaatttgatgttttatGAGATGACCCTTTTAATGGGAAATAAGTCTTGATTGTTGGAGATGTTGTTTTTTGATGTTAgggttttgattttgaatttaattagaaaagagTCAAAGTGAAAATGTTGTTTAGATTGTTAGTgtcaaataattgaaaattgttAACTTTTGAATAAGAATTTAACTTGAATGCACTAGTAGTGTAAATGTCTATTATATTATACTGTCATCTATTCACAAATTGTCAATTATATGTTgctatatatgataaatttgttgatttttataagtttagAAGTCATACTTGGGATGATTTCTGATTGATTGACAATCTTTACACTAACAGGGCATGAAAATTGAACTTTATGAGTCATCTGTGGAGTAATTTCTAAGTGATAGACAGTAAAAATTTGTGTACTCTTAATGAAAATCTTTAATTAGTTGACCGTGTATCAAAATGaaactctttgtttttttaccTTTATTGTATCATTTGCAGGCTCAATTGGTTAAGCTTCCTAAGAACCTTTTGACGAAGGTTCCTACCATCAAGAACACTGAGCAGGTACTATATCTATCTGATGCTGGGTTGTAAATGAGATGTCTCATCACTGTGAACCAAGTGTGTGATaatggttgttttctgtttttgatGCACAGGTTTTGGAGCAGTTGCCTGGGGTGATATCATCTCTGGATGCACATATGGAGAATGGGTTACAAAAGTCTGAACCTTCTCTTGTCTAATTGAATATGCTGTAACTGTTATGTTGTCATCTATTTTTGAATCTAGGGTGGTTTTGAAGCATTATGAGCTGAAACCTTTAGCTAAAATGCTAATTATTCATTGGAGGGAACCCATTCTTTTTAGTATATTAAGATTTTGTGTGAAATTCAGTGAATGATGCGGCATTTGTTTTGATTATTATGGCTGATGCGGGTTATGAATTTGCAGTGTTCCACATCTAAAGACTGTGGTTCAGGTACTTTCAAATATGGAAAGTACCCAGCTTATCTCGCAATCCTGACCCCATCCTCTCCAGAAGGTATAAATATAATAGCTTTGTTACTGATGCAGTTGTGAATATCACTATATAATTGAAAGTGAAGTTTAACATTTGGAGTGTATGTTCTGATGGCAGAAAGCTAGGAACAGGAAGGCTTGATGACCAAGTCTTTCTTGTTTGTCTAATGCTATATAAGATGAACTCTGCTCTACctgggaaaaaaagaaaggaagaacgaatataataagaaatatttgTGAGTGAACTTTGTGAACGACTTTGGTGCTATGTGTGATTCAtcattttctatcattttttttacaggaaCTTGAACCAGGAAGCCAATCTCAAGGGACCAGTTAAAGAAACTTGTGTTGCTTAGGAGTTTCACCCGCGATCAATTCATGCAGAGTTTTTGGAAGGTTTGGAACTGAGACCTGCTGTATTTCCTTCTTGCAGTCTTCCTGCAAATCAAATAACAAAATGCTGTTCCATCTTCTGATAAAGTGCATGGTTAATTGGTTATTCAACCGAGAAACATGTTATATTGGTGACACTATGCCCAAGTTTCAGATTGAGAATCTTGTCCTAAGAATTCAAGGTTAGGCTATTAGTTGATTGATGATGATTGACTTTCCGTATTCTGTAATGTATGTCCATTCATTTTCTGCTtgtgcatttttgtttttaatcttgcCAAATGTTATGTTCAAAGTGatgtatcttttatttaaatcactttAGTTTTACTAGCTATGGAATGTACCATTTTCAAAGCAGAGTAAAAACCACTACTCCTATGATGGCACTTCTACTCCCCCCATTCCTCATGACAGCACAAGCGTTACATCCCAATGTTTATATTCTTACTCTCATCACTAGTAAATTCAACTACCacctatttttcttttgataaaagataatttaatgtAGAAAAGACAGAAGGAATACAAAGTTCAACTCCAAACTTTCACCTTACAGGTATATAGTTAAGACTGAGACAGAAAGGTTAAATATCATATGCAGGCAATTAAGCCAGCAAAATGATTCGATAATGCAACAAAGCTACTTTGAAGAGTACAGGGCATATGAAagctaatcaaaattatttgggCTTTAAATTCAGTAATTTACATTTTGTCATTTTGGTTGATCTAGAGCCAGAAGTAGTCAATCTACCAAGATCTTTTTCTTGTTCGCTATATTCTGATGAATTATTTACATATTCTAATAAGTTTCTTTTCTGATTTGTATGGTACTGAGATCCCTGATTAAAGTACATGAAATTAggatacaaaattgcaaaatcagAAATAATGTGGATTTCTGATAGCAGCATTTAAGTAGAAATTTGTTTGGCTTTTGAGACTCATCAGTCTTTATCCTTTTGCTGAAAATCGTGGTGGGATCACCTACCAAAACAATGAACTCATGTAGATGTAGTGACTAAAGCATAAACAATGAATAAAAACATGCATGTAGATGTAGTGACTAAAAAGTTGGAGTCAGTGTGTCGAACTTTTTTCACGCCTGTCTAACTTTCCATGGCTCTCGTTGTAAACGTGACAAAAAGGGTATTAACCGCATACTAGAATTAACAGTTTTTGGTTGATCTAGATTCCGTAGTCCAAAGAGCTGAAAAAGCTGGATTGATGCATATAAGAAGGATGGATACAGGCTTCACTTTAAGCATCGAGCAAAtaacccaaattttatttttgccaGGATGAAGATAGGTTTGTTTGGGTTTTAAAGGAGTTACTATTGCTCCCATGATAATTGCTCTTGGTACCTATT includes these proteins:
- the LOC100813690 gene encoding tobamovirus multiplication protein 2B; translation: MDRGWKDPTLFTTANGQASFWRRMAAPGSDGGGGGTAKATVAKQISQVVQSTSNLLQLMQHSSLAQAQLVKLPKNLLTKVPTIKNTEQVLEQLPGVISSLDAHMENGLQNVPHLKTVVQVLSNMESTQLISQS